Below is a genomic region from Desulfonatronum thiosulfatophilum.
AGCAAGAATCTCTGCCGGCTCGAAAATCACTCCGAAAATGCTCAAAAACTTGCGGCAATCAAAGAGGATACATCCTGGGAGCGCCGCACCCCAGTGCGGCCAGCGGTGTAACGCACCAGTACCAAGTTCCGGCTGGAGCGTGGCCCAGTAACTGGGTTACGAAGCTCCACGCAGGATGAGATCCCCTTGCACGCGAAACCTCATCGCCCGACCTCTTTGAGCAGTTACATCACTCCTTCATCTTGTAGGTGATCGCTGAGATCACCGCCCCTTGCGGGTCCTGAAGCACGCAAAACCGCCCCACCCCTGGAATGTCCGTTGGCGGCACAAGCACCCGTCCTCCGAGTTCTTTCGCTTTCCCTGCCGTGGCATCCACGTCGTCAACAGTAACGTACGTTCCCCAATGGGGAGGAGTACCGGCCGGAACCTGCGACGGCATGGGCATCATGCCGCCGACCTCCTCTCCCCCTGCCTTGATCACGCTGTAATCCATGCCTTCCATGGGCATGCCCGAAATCTCCCAGCCGAAAAGGGTCCCGTAAAACTTTTTCGCGCCGTCGACATCCGCGGTAAGCAGTTCGTTCCAGCTGAAGGCGCCGTGGGTTTCATACTTGTTGCTCATGATCGCTCCTTTGTTTGGTTTCCGTTTTCATGATCAGCCTGTCTTGCAGCAGGATGCGGGTAACACGCAGACCTGTGCAAAATAACACGATGTATAGTTTTATATTTTTATGTTGTAAAAAATTAT
It encodes:
- a CDS encoding VOC family protein, with protein sequence MSNKYETHGAFSWNELLTADVDGAKKFYGTLFGWEISGMPMEGMDYSVIKAGGEEVGGMMPMPSQVPAGTPPHWGTYVTVDDVDATAGKAKELGGRVLVPPTDIPGVGRFCVLQDPQGAVISAITYKMKE